A DNA window from Janibacter sp. A1S7 contains the following coding sequences:
- the mobF gene encoding MobF family relaxase, with translation MSMHKLTAGSGYDYLTRQVAAHDSTEKGHTGLSSYYTERGEAPGTWIGSGVRGIDGLEAGSVVTAEQMQALFGSGHHPLAQERQNRLAGPDLTARDYRDAARLGMPYKVYSNDVSPFRMEVAQRLGDWNEDRGHPRDWAVPVDDRARIRTQVASEFFRSEHGRDPDDAREIAATIAKSSRPRTTAVAGYDLTFSPVKSVSALWAVADLQTAALIEQAHQAAVKDTLRFIEEHALYTRTGTNGVRQLEVRGLVATAFTHRDSRAGDPDLHTHVAVANKVQTEDGRWLSIDGRVLYKANVTASETYNTALEKHLGDSLGLQFAKRPATDARKRPVREVVGVDPRLNERWSARRASIEARRSELAHQFQRSHGRPPTPVESIRLAQKATLETREAKKQPRSLAEQRLLWHGQANEVLGGRPKVELMIRGALHPSAGRGERVSKTWISHTSASILSTIESRRSTWQVWHVRAEAQRRVRGANVATHDVDRVVDRLVARVLTKESVRLAHSDDGIAQPAQLRRRDQQSVYTVHGADRYSSVRVMSAEQRIVDAAGLRDGRTATAGAVDLALLESTANGITLNAGQSALVRGMATSGARLQLAIAPAGAGKTTAMRTLSSAWANSGGTVLGLAPSAAAAAALREQIDTSADTLAKLTWGIEHDDLPQWAHAIGPETLVVIDEAGMADTLSLDSAVQFILERGANVRLIGDDQQLAAIGAGGVLRDIDASHGSLRLSELMRFADPAEGAASLALREGRVEALGFYLDNGRAHVGDLATMTEDVFAGWQTDRSRGLDAIMLAPTRELVAELNQRARADRLEGASPGRQVTLSDGLSASIGDLIITRSNDRRVRMSDTDWVKNGDRWTILDVHDDGAVSAQHAQNGLSVTLRADYVAQSTELGYATTIHAAQGVSVDAMHGLATGEESRQQIYTMLTRGRLSNEIYLEVVGDGDQHNVIRPDNIVAPTATDILEGILARDDSPVSATTQSRLDAQPETRLGDAATRYIDALYVAAEERMGPRVQTLDGDAERIVEGITDQPAWPALRAHLILLDAQGADPIKRLETAATGRALTTAYDAAAVLDWRLDGTGLRNASTGPLPWVPAVPDSLKQDPTWGPYLEARAELLSSLADQVRENARTQTRAPEWARQGTARPADDVLGEVQVWRAAMQVPSKDRRPTGAPTMQKAQATWQRHLNAAITKDRQPALKEWGGFLQQFSPDMSRDPFLPLLAERVAAMSRAGLPTRDLVHSAAAIGKLPDDHAAGAMWWRLSRHTSDSAVDEAPVSDALAPKWLPSLTDMVGAERANAMQASSSWPSLVTAVEHSRERGMPLPDVMATAARPDADLDESMAMIWRLAVLADPPPHPDEESPPHPEDEPPEDLWHGTTPPADAPTQHEWRYGPARGEGEGNGPAGVPETSPSADVLDIETGLQMAAMHREVMGPLGPNDTDIEAMVKRSVEWDDCPASPERMLQINALTRAYFEDHFAGSWAHDYLTDRFGVDLAGDLEVAPGYALAGWTNLVDHLRSHGISDQEMTATGVATVASTGRLIDRFRDRAILPITDRGEVLGFVGRRHPSLAEEDKAGPKYLNTADTPLFHKGAQLYGLHPRLSGSGATPVLVEGPMDAIAVTLASGGTHVGVAPLGTSLTEEQATQLAALGQTPIVATDGDLAGRVAAERDFWLLAQHNLSPDVARFPEGSDPADVLARRGETALMATLESAHPLAEVLLEERLTNLTGPAAMDQAVRVAAAHSPSAWDTSARLISDRLALAEPALRGALAKEALAWNCDPRKVAQEQLDGVRDVRARMEGSDAAPPAHQWAGLAQELDPRLTAQGDWPALAAMIHQADVDGHDITTIASQLVADQPLGDRPAQDLRYRLAATIPADAPSPPEPRDREVASGAQHERRNPTSRPAPSSAPRR, from the coding sequence ATGTCGATGCACAAGCTGACCGCGGGCAGCGGGTATGACTACCTGACTCGCCAGGTCGCCGCGCACGACAGCACCGAGAAGGGCCACACCGGCCTGAGCAGCTACTACACGGAGCGGGGCGAGGCACCGGGTACGTGGATTGGCTCGGGGGTGCGAGGCATCGATGGGCTCGAGGCCGGGTCGGTCGTCACGGCCGAGCAGATGCAGGCGCTGTTCGGGTCGGGCCATCACCCCTTGGCCCAAGAGCGTCAGAACCGTCTCGCCGGGCCGGATCTGACCGCTCGGGACTACCGTGACGCCGCCCGGTTGGGGATGCCGTACAAGGTCTATTCCAACGACGTCTCCCCCTTTCGGATGGAGGTCGCCCAGCGCCTGGGCGACTGGAACGAAGATCGGGGCCATCCGCGCGACTGGGCCGTCCCGGTCGACGACCGGGCCCGCATCCGCACCCAGGTGGCGTCCGAGTTCTTCCGCAGCGAGCACGGTCGCGACCCCGACGATGCCCGTGAGATCGCGGCCACGATCGCCAAGAGCTCCCGGCCGCGGACCACCGCCGTCGCTGGATACGACCTGACGTTCTCCCCGGTCAAGAGTGTTAGCGCATTGTGGGCCGTCGCCGACCTGCAGACCGCCGCGCTGATCGAACAGGCCCATCAGGCCGCGGTCAAGGACACGTTGCGGTTCATCGAAGAGCACGCCCTTTACACCCGCACCGGGACCAACGGGGTGCGCCAGCTCGAGGTCCGCGGGCTCGTCGCCACAGCCTTCACCCACCGCGATAGCCGTGCAGGCGACCCGGACCTGCACACCCACGTCGCTGTCGCCAACAAGGTCCAGACCGAGGACGGTCGGTGGCTGAGCATCGACGGTCGCGTGCTCTACAAAGCCAATGTCACCGCCTCCGAGACCTACAACACCGCCTTGGAGAAGCACCTCGGGGACTCCCTGGGCCTTCAGTTCGCCAAGCGTCCCGCCACCGATGCGCGCAAGCGCCCGGTACGAGAAGTGGTCGGTGTCGACCCCCGCCTGAACGAGAGGTGGTCTGCGCGGCGCGCCAGCATCGAAGCGCGGCGCAGCGAGCTCGCGCACCAGTTCCAGCGCAGTCACGGCCGCCCGCCGACGCCCGTCGAGTCCATCCGGCTAGCGCAGAAGGCCACCCTCGAGACCCGGGAAGCGAAGAAGCAGCCGCGTAGCTTGGCTGAGCAACGGCTGCTTTGGCACGGCCAGGCCAACGAGGTTCTGGGTGGCCGACCCAAGGTGGAACTGATGATCCGCGGGGCGCTACACCCCTCCGCTGGCCGGGGTGAGCGAGTAAGTAAGACGTGGATATCGCACACCAGCGCCTCGATCCTCAGCACGATCGAATCTCGCCGCAGCACCTGGCAGGTGTGGCACGTCCGGGCCGAGGCTCAGCGGCGGGTGCGCGGCGCCAACGTCGCCACGCACGACGTCGACCGGGTCGTTGACCGGCTCGTCGCACGGGTTCTCACCAAGGAGTCGGTGCGCCTCGCTCACTCAGATGACGGCATTGCACAACCCGCACAGTTGCGTCGCCGGGACCAGCAGAGCGTCTACACGGTGCACGGCGCCGACCGGTACAGCTCCGTGCGCGTGATGAGCGCAGAGCAACGGATCGTGGACGCGGCCGGGCTGCGGGATGGGCGCACGGCCACCGCGGGAGCGGTCGACCTGGCCCTGCTGGAGTCCACCGCAAACGGGATCACGCTCAATGCCGGCCAGTCCGCCCTGGTGCGCGGCATGGCCACCTCCGGGGCCCGGTTGCAGCTGGCCATCGCCCCCGCAGGCGCCGGGAAGACCACCGCGATGCGGACCCTGTCCTCGGCCTGGGCCAACTCCGGCGGAACGGTTCTGGGGCTCGCGCCCTCCGCCGCGGCAGCAGCCGCGCTACGCGAGCAGATCGACACCTCCGCCGACACGCTGGCCAAGCTGACGTGGGGCATCGAGCACGACGACCTGCCTCAGTGGGCCCACGCCATCGGGCCGGAGACCCTTGTGGTCATCGACGAAGCGGGCATGGCTGACACCCTCTCGCTGGACAGTGCCGTGCAGTTCATCCTCGAGCGCGGCGCCAACGTCAGGCTCATCGGAGATGACCAGCAGCTGGCCGCGATCGGCGCCGGCGGAGTCCTGCGCGACATCGACGCCAGCCACGGCTCGTTGCGACTGAGCGAGCTTATGCGCTTCGCCGACCCGGCCGAAGGTGCGGCGTCGCTGGCCTTGCGGGAAGGCCGGGTTGAGGCGCTGGGCTTCTACCTCGACAACGGCCGCGCGCACGTCGGTGACCTGGCGACGATGACCGAAGACGTGTTCGCGGGGTGGCAGACCGATCGCTCCAGAGGCCTAGACGCGATCATGCTGGCGCCCACGCGTGAACTCGTGGCCGAGCTGAATCAGCGTGCCCGCGCCGACCGGCTCGAAGGCGCTTCCCCCGGTCGACAGGTCACGCTCTCGGATGGCCTCAGCGCCTCGATCGGTGACCTCATCATCACCCGCTCCAACGACCGCCGGGTGCGAATGAGCGACACGGACTGGGTCAAGAACGGTGACCGTTGGACCATCCTCGACGTCCACGACGACGGCGCTGTCAGCGCTCAGCACGCCCAGAACGGGCTCTCGGTGACCCTCCGAGCGGACTATGTCGCTCAGTCCACCGAACTTGGTTACGCCACCACCATCCACGCCGCACAAGGAGTCTCGGTCGACGCCATGCACGGCCTGGCCACAGGGGAAGAGTCACGCCAGCAGATCTACACCATGCTCACCCGGGGACGACTGTCCAACGAGATCTACCTCGAGGTCGTCGGTGACGGCGACCAGCACAACGTCATCCGGCCGGACAACATCGTCGCCCCCACCGCCACCGACATCCTCGAAGGGATCCTCGCCCGCGACGACTCCCCCGTCTCCGCGACCACGCAGTCGCGCCTCGACGCACAGCCAGAGACCCGACTCGGAGACGCCGCAACCCGGTACATCGACGCTCTCTACGTCGCCGCGGAAGAGCGCATGGGCCCACGCGTGCAAACCCTCGACGGCGATGCAGAACGGATCGTCGAAGGGATCACTGATCAGCCGGCGTGGCCGGCCCTGCGCGCGCACCTGATCCTGCTCGACGCGCAGGGCGCTGACCCGATCAAGCGCCTGGAGACCGCCGCCACCGGCCGGGCCCTGACCACGGCCTACGACGCGGCAGCGGTCCTTGACTGGCGCCTGGACGGCACTGGTTTGCGCAATGCGAGCACCGGCCCGTTGCCGTGGGTCCCGGCCGTCCCCGACAGTCTCAAGCAGGACCCCACCTGGGGGCCATACCTCGAGGCCAGGGCGGAACTGCTCAGCAGCCTCGCCGATCAGGTCCGCGAGAACGCGCGCACGCAGACGAGGGCGCCCGAATGGGCTCGGCAGGGCACTGCTCGACCCGCCGATGACGTCCTGGGTGAGGTGCAGGTCTGGCGTGCCGCCATGCAGGTGCCCAGCAAGGATCGACGTCCCACCGGGGCTCCGACGATGCAGAAGGCGCAGGCCACATGGCAGCGCCACCTCAACGCGGCCATCACGAAGGACCGGCAACCCGCACTGAAGGAGTGGGGTGGATTCCTTCAGCAGTTCTCCCCCGACATGTCCCGGGACCCGTTCCTCCCGCTGCTCGCCGAGCGAGTCGCCGCGATGTCCCGCGCGGGCCTGCCCACTCGCGACCTGGTGCACAGTGCGGCGGCGATCGGGAAACTGCCCGACGACCACGCCGCGGGAGCGATGTGGTGGCGCCTGAGCCGCCACACCTCCGACTCCGCCGTCGACGAGGCCCCGGTCTCCGATGCGCTAGCGCCCAAATGGCTCCCGAGCTTGACTGACATGGTCGGCGCGGAACGCGCCAACGCGATGCAGGCGAGCAGCTCCTGGCCCTCTCTCGTCACCGCCGTCGAGCACAGTCGCGAGCGGGGGATGCCGTTGCCGGACGTCATGGCCACCGCGGCCCGGCCGGATGCGGACCTCGATGAGTCGATGGCCATGATCTGGCGTCTGGCCGTGCTTGCCGACCCGCCACCCCACCCCGACGAGGAGAGCCCGCCCCATCCTGAGGACGAGCCGCCAGAGGACCTCTGGCACGGGACCACTCCCCCTGCTGATGCACCGACGCAGCACGAGTGGCGGTACGGGCCCGCGCGGGGCGAGGGAGAGGGCAATGGCCCCGCGGGGGTGCCGGAAACCTCACCGTCCGCCGATGTGCTCGACATCGAGACGGGTCTGCAGATGGCCGCGATGCACCGGGAAGTGATGGGCCCCCTCGGGCCCAACGACACGGACATCGAGGCCATGGTCAAGCGCTCGGTCGAGTGGGACGACTGCCCTGCCTCGCCGGAGCGGATGCTGCAGATCAATGCCCTCACTCGCGCGTACTTCGAGGACCACTTCGCCGGCAGCTGGGCACACGACTACCTCACGGACCGCTTCGGTGTCGACCTGGCCGGCGACCTCGAGGTGGCTCCCGGTTACGCACTGGCCGGGTGGACGAATCTCGTGGACCATCTGCGTTCCCACGGCATCTCCGACCAGGAGATGACCGCAACGGGTGTCGCCACCGTAGCCAGTACCGGCCGACTCATCGACCGCTTCCGTGATCGCGCGATCCTCCCCATCACCGACCGGGGCGAGGTCCTCGGCTTCGTCGGGCGCCGCCACCCCTCGCTGGCCGAGGAAGACAAGGCAGGGCCGAAGTACCTCAACACGGCGGACACTCCCCTGTTCCACAAAGGAGCCCAGCTCTACGGCCTTCACCCACGGCTCAGCGGATCCGGAGCGACACCGGTGCTGGTAGAGGGCCCCATGGACGCCATCGCCGTCACCCTAGCCAGCGGCGGCACCCATGTCGGCGTGGCCCCACTGGGCACCTCCCTGACCGAAGAGCAGGCCACGCAGCTCGCGGCACTTGGTCAGACGCCGATCGTGGCCACCGATGGCGACCTAGCTGGCCGCGTCGCGGCCGAGCGAGACTTCTGGCTGCTGGCGCAGCACAACCTCTCTCCGGACGTGGCCCGGTTCCCTGAAGGCTCAGATCCGGCCGACGTTCTAGCCCGCCGCGGCGAGACCGCGCTCATGGCCACCCTGGAGAGCGCTCACCCCCTGGCCGAAGTGCTGCTCGAGGAAAGACTGACGAACCTGACCGGACCGGCAGCCATGGACCAGGCCGTGCGCGTGGCGGCCGCGCACTCCCCATCAGCCTGGGACACCTCGGCCCGCCTCATCTCCGACCGGCTGGCACTGGCAGAACCCGCCCTGCGGGGGGCTCTGGCCAAGGAGGCGCTGGCTTGGAACTGCGACCCCCGCAAGGTGGCTCAGGAACAACTCGACGGGGTCCGGGACGTGCGGGCCCGCATGGAGGGCAGCGACGCGGCCCCACCTGCCCACCAGTGGGCCGGCCTTGCCCAGGAGCTCGACCCGCGTCTGACTGCCCAAGGGGACTGGCCGGCACTGGCCGCGATGATCCACCAGGCCGACGTCGACGGCCACGACATCACCACGATCGCCAGCCAACTGGTGGCCGACCAGCCGTTGGGCGACCGGCCTGCACAGGACCTTCGTTACCGGCTCGCCGCCACGATCCCGGCCGACGCTCCCTCACCACCGGAACCCAGAGACCGCGAGGTTGCCTCGGGTGCACAGCATGAGCGTCGCAACCCGACCTCTCGGCCCGCGCCGTCCTCAGCGCCTCGACGGTAG
- a CDS encoding DUF932 domain-containing protein encodes MSHQIETHGNRAAALFARTDPWHRLGTTIEGEAFTAEQAMTLGHLGGWDVRKVPLSASEITSEGVTPLDVPGFATVRTNPFTQAPEALGVVGSAYHPLQNEDHAEFLNRLADESGAIFDTAGSLRGGRQVFVTMRLPESLNVGGSDRVDLNIAALNSHDGSSAFRLLVTPVRVVCANTQAAALRSHKASISIRHTRNAKAAVQAAREALGLTFAYAEEFEAEAERLINTTMTDAGFADMTARVFGTLDRDASKRAQTAERERVANLDRLWFDANTQAGIRQTAWAGYQSVAEYVDHFAPVRAKSGKADARALRLLTSDEPTRIKHKAWAALAPA; translated from the coding sequence ATGAGCCACCAGATCGAGACCCACGGAAACCGCGCCGCTGCCCTGTTCGCCCGAACGGACCCGTGGCACCGGCTCGGCACGACCATCGAGGGAGAAGCCTTCACCGCCGAGCAGGCGATGACTCTCGGCCACCTCGGAGGTTGGGACGTGCGCAAGGTGCCGCTGTCGGCATCGGAGATCACCAGTGAGGGCGTCACCCCGCTCGACGTGCCCGGCTTCGCCACCGTCCGGACGAACCCCTTCACCCAGGCCCCGGAGGCCCTCGGCGTGGTCGGCAGCGCGTACCACCCCCTGCAGAACGAGGACCACGCCGAGTTCCTCAACCGCCTGGCCGACGAGTCCGGCGCCATCTTCGACACGGCCGGGTCCTTGCGCGGGGGGCGTCAGGTGTTCGTCACCATGCGACTGCCCGAGTCGCTGAACGTCGGCGGCAGTGACCGCGTCGACCTGAACATCGCCGCGCTGAACAGCCACGACGGCTCGAGCGCCTTCCGGCTGCTCGTCACCCCGGTCCGGGTGGTCTGCGCCAACACTCAGGCCGCTGCCCTGCGGTCGCACAAGGCGAGCATCAGCATCCGGCACACGCGCAACGCCAAGGCCGCCGTGCAGGCGGCCCGGGAAGCCCTGGGGCTGACGTTCGCCTACGCCGAAGAGTTCGAGGCCGAGGCCGAGCGACTGATCAACACGACCATGACCGACGCCGGGTTCGCCGACATGACCGCCCGCGTGTTCGGCACGCTCGACCGAGACGCAAGCAAGCGAGCCCAGACCGCCGAGCGTGAACGTGTCGCCAACCTCGACCGGCTGTGGTTCGACGCGAACACCCAGGCCGGCATCCGGCAGACCGCGTGGGCCGGCTACCAGTCGGTTGCCGAGTACGTCGACCACTTCGCCCCGGTGCGCGCCAAGTCCGGCAAGGCCGACGCGCGGGCCCTCCGGCTGCTCACCAGCGACGAGCCGACCCGGATCAAGCACAAGGCGTGGGCCGCGCTCGCCCCGGCCTGA
- a CDS encoding ParB/RepB/Spo0J family partition protein has protein sequence MSTTTTHTVGQVVEVDPKTLTIGANVRLDTHPKAKEFTASIKARGVIEAITAHEDEDGTLVVQRGQRRTLAAAEVGTPSGTVPVRIVEPPEETDRIIDQMSENIHRTAMHESELRDGVEQLALLGVSAAQIAKRTAVKRETVKAALAVVGSDATRERMDSQGLTLAQAAALAEFEADDVATARLARSIEWGHPIDHAVQRLRDERAEREGLKAEAERLRAEGVPALDPDDCPAPGDLFRMRLDNLVTIEGEEVTNEQREGLPGLAVVVSLEWEYPNHDDEDEDEEQPEEAREVYVHTWVCTDPEAAGLRYRYQRDSRGPSPVAEADPAAAEAQAEAERQERRLVRENNAAWRSAETVRRQWLAGFVTRKTPPKGAEAVICEAMIIAPHSLTRAMQNSHAMLRSTLGSESELGDYRAVAAECATLSTQPATAKALTMRTLAAVLLAWEDSTDVHTWRNPSTWDRRVMAVMTGWGYEASEVEQLLTATDEDEEVA, from the coding sequence ATGAGTACCACCACCACGCATACCGTCGGGCAGGTCGTTGAAGTCGACCCGAAGACACTGACCATCGGCGCGAACGTTCGGCTGGACACCCACCCGAAGGCGAAGGAGTTCACGGCCTCGATCAAGGCGCGTGGGGTGATCGAGGCGATCACCGCGCACGAGGACGAGGACGGCACTCTGGTCGTCCAGCGCGGACAGCGCCGCACGCTCGCCGCCGCAGAGGTCGGCACACCGAGCGGCACCGTCCCGGTGCGCATCGTCGAGCCTCCCGAGGAAACCGACCGGATCATCGACCAGATGAGCGAGAACATTCACCGGACCGCGATGCACGAGAGTGAGCTGCGCGACGGCGTCGAGCAGCTGGCGCTGCTGGGTGTCTCAGCCGCCCAGATCGCCAAGCGCACCGCCGTCAAGCGCGAGACCGTCAAGGCCGCTCTGGCCGTCGTCGGCAGCGACGCCACCCGGGAGCGCATGGACAGCCAGGGCTTGACGCTGGCGCAAGCCGCCGCGCTGGCCGAGTTCGAGGCCGACGACGTGGCCACGGCCCGTCTCGCGCGCTCGATCGAATGGGGCCACCCCATCGACCACGCCGTGCAGCGACTGCGCGACGAGCGAGCCGAGCGCGAAGGGCTCAAGGCCGAGGCCGAGCGGTTGCGCGCGGAGGGCGTCCCTGCGCTTGACCCCGACGACTGCCCCGCCCCCGGTGACCTGTTCCGGATGCGCCTGGACAACCTCGTAACCATCGAGGGCGAGGAGGTGACCAACGAGCAGCGCGAGGGCCTGCCCGGGCTCGCCGTCGTCGTCTCCCTCGAATGGGAATACCCCAACCACGACGACGAGGACGAAGACGAGGAGCAGCCGGAGGAGGCGCGAGAGGTCTACGTACATACGTGGGTGTGCACCGACCCGGAGGCCGCTGGACTGCGCTACCGCTACCAGCGAGATTCGCGCGGCCCCTCCCCCGTCGCCGAGGCCGACCCCGCAGCAGCCGAGGCACAGGCCGAGGCGGAGCGTCAGGAGCGCCGCCTCGTGCGCGAGAACAACGCGGCGTGGCGTAGCGCGGAAACGGTGCGCCGACAGTGGCTTGCCGGCTTCGTCACCCGCAAGACCCCGCCGAAGGGGGCCGAGGCGGTCATCTGTGAGGCGATGATCATCGCCCCGCACAGCCTCACGAGGGCGATGCAGAACAGCCACGCGATGCTGCGCTCCACGCTGGGCAGCGAGAGCGAGCTCGGCGACTACCGCGCCGTGGCCGCAGAGTGCGCCACCCTGTCCACCCAGCCCGCCACCGCCAAGGCGCTGACGATGCGCACCCTCGCCGCCGTGCTGCTGGCATGGGAGGACAGCACTGACGTGCACACGTGGCGCAACCCGAGCACGTGGGACCGCCGCGTCATGGCAGTGATGACCGGATGGGGCTACGAGGCCAGCGAGGTCGAGCAGCTGCTCACGGCCACCGACGAGGACGAGGAGGTGGCTTGA
- a CDS encoding ATP-binding protein, with protein sequence MLAGREEILGDFEVALEEGLGSPGRAALFTGLRGSGKTVLLNALEGRAHERGWAVISVTTRPGVAGEIAQTQIPALLAQHHPGGATESVVTGGNASVAGFGGGLTREQRDRFPVEASLRSGLTALADVMAARDAGVLITVDELGTDGARDLQEITQVVQHCFREGREVAFVAAGLPSQVSPLLSAPGTTFLRRAEQAHLGQVSDADVAAAIRGPIVHGAKTIPDEALRAAARATQGYPFMVQLVGYHSWRAARGVDTVTAEHVEEGVQAAARRVGRLVHEPALSELSGIDRSFLTAMARDEGPSRVRDVADRLGVGGSYASVYRARLINAEMIYAPGWGVVDFTLPSMREYLREHAVTELAMDTPRPRLAASEETERRHDWPSPTPGQPPPDPYQ encoded by the coding sequence GTGCTGGCGGGGCGAGAGGAGATCCTCGGCGACTTTGAGGTCGCCTTGGAAGAAGGCCTGGGATCGCCTGGTCGCGCGGCGTTGTTCACGGGCTTGAGGGGCTCGGGTAAGACGGTACTCCTCAACGCCTTGGAGGGCCGGGCCCACGAGCGCGGGTGGGCGGTCATCTCTGTCACGACCCGGCCAGGGGTTGCCGGCGAGATTGCGCAGACCCAAATTCCGGCTCTGCTGGCGCAGCATCACCCTGGCGGCGCGACGGAGTCGGTCGTGACCGGCGGCAACGCGTCCGTGGCGGGGTTCGGGGGCGGGCTCACTCGGGAACAGCGCGACCGCTTCCCGGTCGAGGCGTCGTTGCGTTCCGGCCTGACGGCGCTGGCTGATGTCATGGCTGCGCGGGACGCCGGCGTGTTGATCACGGTCGATGAGCTGGGGACGGACGGGGCGCGCGACCTGCAGGAGATCACTCAGGTTGTTCAGCACTGCTTCCGTGAGGGCCGTGAGGTTGCCTTCGTAGCGGCCGGGCTGCCTTCCCAGGTCTCGCCCTTGCTGAGCGCTCCGGGGACAACCTTCCTTCGTCGAGCCGAGCAGGCGCACTTGGGGCAGGTCTCTGACGCAGATGTCGCGGCCGCCATCCGGGGACCGATCGTGCATGGTGCGAAGACGATCCCTGACGAAGCCCTCAGAGCCGCGGCACGAGCCACCCAGGGCTACCCCTTCATGGTTCAGCTGGTCGGTTACCACTCGTGGCGTGCCGCCAGGGGCGTGGACACGGTCACGGCCGAGCACGTCGAGGAAGGAGTGCAGGCGGCCGCCCGTCGCGTGGGGAGGCTGGTTCACGAGCCGGCGTTGTCCGAGCTCTCTGGCATTGACCGCTCCTTCCTCACGGCCATGGCCCGGGACGAGGGACCAAGTCGTGTGCGCGACGTCGCCGACCGTCTCGGGGTCGGTGGCAGCTACGCCAGCGTCTACCGCGCCCGGTTGATCAACGCCGAGATGATTTACGCGCCCGGGTGGGGCGTCGTGGACTTCACCCTGCCCTCAATGCGCGAGTACCTGCGCGAGCACGCCGTCACGGAACTGGCGATGGACACGCCGCGTCCTCGCCTGGCGGCGAGCGAGGAGACGGAGCGTCGTCATGACTGGCCGAGTCCCACACCCGGCCAGCCACCGCCTGACCCATACCAGTGA
- a CDS encoding DUF6308 family protein, translating into MLAIGQPLPSIFEPRYEALVDALIRDYFFTVTRIGLKRFTGAHFETLGGEWYEPANRNVMTAGDLAAVSCLSVKVPGAAAIRVLQGQAKPISELLTAMPPIDATLWDVPESVVVDPEAPASQLWHLLRRGRDGLGPTTTSKLMARKRASLIPVFDTVVQEVLGLPSSANHWATMRKLMQTEVDGRALHSRLAESARRVGVDATVTPLRVFDVAVWYGYNPRTKVQSWVQKLQDTLVAEERLGQRWALRLR; encoded by the coding sequence ATGCTCGCCATAGGTCAGCCTCTTCCATCTATTTTCGAGCCTCGCTACGAGGCCCTAGTCGACGCGCTCATCAGGGACTACTTCTTCACCGTCACACGAATAGGGTTGAAGCGCTTCACTGGTGCCCACTTCGAGACGCTGGGCGGTGAGTGGTACGAGCCCGCGAATCGAAACGTCATGACAGCCGGCGATCTGGCGGCGGTTTCATGCCTGTCCGTCAAGGTCCCTGGCGCTGCGGCCATTCGCGTACTGCAGGGCCAAGCCAAGCCCATCAGTGAGTTGCTGACAGCGATGCCGCCGATTGACGCGACGCTATGGGACGTTCCTGAGAGTGTCGTTGTCGACCCGGAGGCTCCCGCATCCCAGCTGTGGCACCTACTCCGCAGGGGCCGTGACGGCCTTGGTCCGACGACTACGAGCAAACTCATGGCGCGTAAGCGCGCCAGCCTCATTCCAGTCTTCGACACCGTGGTTCAAGAGGTCCTCGGTCTGCCGTCGTCCGCGAACCACTGGGCCACAATGCGGAAACTCATGCAAACCGAGGTTGACGGGCGTGCCCTCCACAGCCGCCTAGCAGAATCTGCACGTCGGGTCGGTGTGGACGCGACGGTGACCCCTCTACGGGTCTTTGATGTCGCTGTTTGGTACGGCTACAACCCTCGAACGAAGGTGCAGTCTTGGGTACAGAAGCTCCAAGACACCCTCGTGGCCGAGGAACGGCTGGGACAACGATGGGCGCTTCGTCTCAGATGA
- a CDS encoding FtsK/SpoIIIE domain-containing protein: MSALGEDGDPWSIRIKGTHTLIAGATGAGKGSVLWSLVAGLKASVLNHTVEIWAIDPKGGMELGLGRGAFSRFEGGHAESMCNLLEDGSAGHGQ; encoded by the coding sequence GTGAGCGCGTTGGGCGAGGACGGGGACCCTTGGTCTATTCGCATCAAGGGGACTCACACCCTCATCGCGGGCGCGACCGGCGCGGGAAAGGGCTCCGTGCTCTGGTCACTCGTTGCCGGCCTAAAGGCGTCCGTTCTGAACCACACCGTAGAGATCTGGGCCATCGATCCGAAGGGAGGCATGGAACTGGGACTGGGCCGAGGCGCCTTCTCCCGCTTCGAGGGTGGCCATGCCGAGTCCATGTGCAACCTGCTCGAGGACGGGAGTGCCGGTCATGGTCAATGA